The genomic stretch CAAGGATATGGAAAGTTTTTTTTCATAAAGTGTTCAATATatattttctctattttttcaATGGGTTCTAACTTTAGTAAACATCAAAATTTCATAAAGTTTGACAAAGATATAGCAACAAATATCAAGATCTATAATACAAAAGTCATATAATATAAACATAATttttttaatgattattataacaACGATTTTGTATGTTAGATACTTATATTTTTCCTGTATATCTGGTAAACCTTTATACAATTTTATTTGGACTAATTCTAGAACGTGTGGTAATTGAGAATGTTATTTATATAATTGAGTTTTATTCGATTGCGATCAACCCACACACTGACAAAACACATGCCGAAATCTGGAGTCGTGGAATTTTAAAATCAATAAAGTCATGACATTAGTCGTACCACGTATGTCAGGACATTAGTCGCACTGACGATTCAAATGTCCATTGCACTACAAAATATTTttcttatctatacctaataataaaggagctaaggtttctgccaaaaagtttcgtcaacgctttttttgggaccgttttgccctcccaccaaatcgcataatacgcaCCATGCCATTACATACCGTTTCGTTATGGTTTTTTTTTACACATCCCGAACAATCTCTCCGACCGTACGAACGACACGTCGATGCGCATCTGCACGCCGCACCGGCGCGAGACACCTCCATCGCGCGGCCGCCGCTCCACCTGCTGGCCCACATCATCGCGCCTCGCCCACTGCATCTCCAACCACGCGCTGCGCTCCCGCTCTGCTTGATTCGCACGCACAGCACCACCCCGCTCGAGCTCGCCCCTGCCCACCCGCGCTCCACCCGGGAGCCCTTCCGCGCGCGCCACCTGCCCTTGCCCCGCCCGCTTACACATAGGGCTAAGTCAAGATAGATTCAccctccatatgttccatatttagtAACCGCAATGTGTGAGTACTATTTTTAATCATATGACCATAAATGGGTGCACTTAATTCTTATGAATAGGGGATATTGGTTGGTTTGTATGATATTGGACCATTGTATGCGCGTTTCTCTCATGTAACAAAATCACCATCAGCGGAAATGTCATTCCCATGGTACAGGAAATTGATAATTGTTAAAATACATTTGACTGGGTGTGTAGAAGAACCATTAACCTTGAGTAGTGATGTAACACCATGTAAGAACAATAGTTTGGTCATACCATATATCACATATACGGGTGTATATATCAACATATCATGATAATCGTTGGCCCATATTTTTTTTTATAGATTGCTAACGTTGCTACTCGCATACATGTTACTCGGTTTACCATAATCTGGTGTATTTTCACATAATGGGAACTCCGGATGCGGTATCACCGAAGCCATATTTTTATTTCTTCGACGTTTTTCAACCAACTGTAGATAGTGCCTTCACATTTGCGAGGCCTACCATgctgtttttttttaaatgacATGTAACGAGCGGTACACCATGAAAACACATCGTAGCGAACGATACTGCAACCAAGGTTACTTATAAAATTAATacttaaattttaacaaattatATAAATACTTTTAACCGTTGTTTGAAAGAAAGTTTTTTCTGTGATGACGAAATAACTGGTTTTTGTGAGATTTCGTATATAagggcaaacaaaacaaaaaacaaaaaacccaGCGACAGCCGAAGAGCAGGCCGTGGTGAGTTGTCGCCGGAAATCCATCACACACACATGTGGTGGTCCGTTCCCAAGTTGCACCGCCGGCCACGCCACGCACTCCACAAAACACCCACCAGTTCTCCCTCGCACCCCACGCAACCGCCCACCGCCGGCGAGACGAGGCGACGCGCGCCGGCCTCTGTTTCCCGTCACTGCTTCGAGACGGGAACAATAAAAATCGCTCCTTTTGCGCTTCCCGTGTCATCGCTTTTCGCGCCCCCGCTTCCTTTCGAACCAGCTTAAAAGGCCACCCATCCACGTCGCCGCAGAGCACTCTCCTCCCGCTCCTCAGCTCGCCTGAGATGCAGATCCTCCGGCTGCTCGCGGCCCGGCGCGCCGCCTCCATCGCCACCGCGTCGCCGGCCTCCGACTGccgggacgacgacgagggccccTTCTTCGACCTCGACTTCTCCTCCTGCTCCGtccgggactcctcctcctccagctccggcagcctctcgctctccgactccgacgacgacgacgaccgcaCCGAGCTCGACTTCATCATCTccctccaccgaacccgctccgccTCGCCCCTCCACTTCTGCGCCTCGGATCCGCCGGCCGGGGCCAACAGCTTCCAGCACTCGCACCAGCAGCACTGCGCACGTAAGCGCGGCATCAGCACCCTGCGCTCGCTCAGCTTCGGCCCGAGGAAATCCGCGCCGCTCTACGGTGGGCGCCACAGCTTCGCCCGCAGCTCCAGCGGCCGCCACAGCTTCGCCCGGAGCTCTACCAGCAGCGCGCGGTCGCTCCGGCTCTTCTTGGACACGCCGGCCCAAGCGACGGACCAAGACGAGACAGCCGCGCAGCGGACCTGCAGGCGCGCCCCGTCCCGGGACGTCATCCGGAGGTACCTCTCCAGCATCTCGCGCCGGCTCCGTACGGCCGCTAGTCCTCGCGCCTCCACCAACGAGGGGAGAGGGCTCCGCCGCCTTCGCAAGTGCCGGTCGGCCTCGTCCGTGCCGCCAAGCTCGGTGGCGTCGCGCTGCGACGACTCGGCTATCGAGAAGCAGGACGGCATCGCCGGCGCCATCGCGCACTGCAAGGACTCGCTCCACCGAGCTTCCACGGGGGAAATGTGAAGCTGCCTCGATCGGCTCGCCGAAGCTGATGGCAACCATCACCCTGCCCAGCGCGCGTGGAAGCTTCCCGCTCAACTTAAGCAAAGAAGAAAGCAGAGGAAGAAGTCTAAACAAGTGCAACCAAATCATCAAGGTGCCAAGAACACGCGGCGGTTAGGCTACGGAGATTTTCCAAGTTTCTTTGTTAATGTGTGTCGTGTGTGTTTCACATCCTTTAGTTTAAGGATTTTTGGTTAGTTAGAACTAGCGTGGGAAAGAAAATAGCTCTTTTTAGGCTTTCTTTCCCCCCGATCACGATCCCTCATGTACAAGAGCGTGGATTGTAGCTGCTTCTTTTGGTGTCTTTTGCTCCTTATTGCTCACAAATTTGTCTTGTGGCTTTGTGTGCTTGCTTTCTTAGGTATAGGTATGTCATATGTGTATGTACATGTCACTTGCAAGTTGCAGTAAACAAGTTTGGCATACGAGCACGGTCTTTGCAAATATCTTGGCTTTCCCAAATTATATTCAGTCCCTGCTCCTATGTGCATTCATCTAGCTAGGTTCATCTGGTCCGCATTTGTGCATACACTTTGATTAGCCTCAAGTCACGGCTTTTCTCACTGCAAAGCTAAAGAGCCGTACGTTGGTGGTCGTGGATACCACTGGGGGAAAGCTCGGGCCCTTCACGGCGTCTTGTTTCATGGCGACGGTAGCGGGAACTGAGTAAAAGCGCAGTGCTGTGCAGGGCAATCCATGGAGAGAGCCGGAGATAAGACAAAGCTTTGCGTGTTATTTTGATTGTTGTCGTTACCGAAGTAAATAGAGATATGATTTGTatttgtcttgtacttcaagttgATCCCTCCCGCATAGATATATTTGTCCATGAGACTTAATAATACATCTATTACATTTCGGCAATTTATCTCATCTATCGTTTAAATGGTATCAGCCTAATTTTGGTCTAAACCTAGCCGCCGACGTACTTCCAccacgccgcccccggggagttcGCTGCTCCGTGATCGGCTGCCCTGAGTTTTCTTTCGATCTTTACATCGGTATTCTCTCCGCTAGTCACTCGAGTGGTAATTTTTTTTGGTTCCCCAATCATAGATCGGATTATCTCGCCCACCGCATGTCTTCTCATGCGCCTCTACTCCGCCTCGATTATGTGGCTACCTCGATGCCGGCAACCCTGACCACAACATTGACCACGACGACCTCTCGCATAGGTACCTCGACCACGGCACCGCCTCATGGTATtggctacctcgacaccggcacaAATGGATACCACCCCACATGAGCACATCACCAGCTTCGTACATTCCAAGCATCCGTGCCACGATACCGTCCATGATGCCCCCGCTGCGACTAGAGGGGGGGGGGAGTCAGCCTAGTGGTTCTACTTTGGTTTCTCTGTAGTCTGACCGTCTACAATGTTTcagttgttcatgatgctaccgcTACAACGGTGGGGATGTTATAGTATATTGACGTTATGGAAATATTAGTCTGTATCGTACTCCGAGTTGATCCCTTGTGCGTATACGTAAGTCCATGAAACTTAATAGCACACCATATTCTCTGCCAATCCCTCTCTCTATTGTGTGATACATCGATGACATGCTGTCATCGGGAGCCGCGCCGCAACATTTTCTTTCGGTTCGCCGCCGTGGCCTTTGCTTTTGCCTGCACGCTCTTCGTCTCCGTAGCTTTGGTTTTACGTGCCCTGACGCAATGTGATTGCTGCCGAGTTTTCTACAGTGCAGCGCAGTGATTGTGGAATGGACCAATGCCTACCAACACTCCATAGTTAGTCAGGCAGTCAGGCTGCGGTATGATAAGCTGCAGAAGGGATGATTGCCATGTTGCTCCGCGACAGCATTTTCCTTCCCATTTACCGCATTCCTCTGCAAAAGCTCGTCAGTGCGTGCAGCGAGGATGATGAACTGGACTATACCGTTAGTCTGCCGGTCTGCCGAGCGATGGGCCCTGCGATCGATCGATGAACGCCCAGTCAAAAAACATAAGGCACTGAACTAATTGACCACCTATCTAACGACGACCAGATGCAGAGCTCGCATCGAGTAGTCATCACTTATCACCGCGCGCGGCAGGGCGACCGGAACATCAAGGATCTCGAGCCACTTGCCATTTGGCCTTGCCGTTGCGCCTCTGATTCCTGGCAGCGGACGCAGGACACTCCGGCTGTAACTTGTTGGCCAACATTCAGCTCCATCTTCCATGCGTTTTTAGCATTGTTTTCGCCTCCAGGTTTGGGGATTCATAGGTGCATGCATGAACCAACACTCAGCCGTTCTGGGTTTGGGAGGAGACTCCGGTTTGGGACGGACAAGTTCTTAAGAATCACACGTGTTTGCGCAGCAAGCAAGGAACGATCCAAGGCGACGACAGGAGATCTAATCTTCTCCGAACCCGAAAGATTGTTCTCTCGCCTCGCAGTTCGCTTGCATGAATCTCACGACGGTACATACAGTGAACTACATCTCCTTACGAATCCAGCAACCAGGTCCATGCAATAATCTACCACATACTACCATGTGGCGCTGGGTCAAGAAAAGAGGGCATTTTATGCTACTTTTGCTTTCCCAAAGGCGCTGTTAATTTTGAAGGGAAAGGCAGCATACCATGCATGCATTTCTATGGCCTGTTATTCTTCTTCCTTTTGGGGACATTGACACCCTGCTGGTTTTATCCATTGTAGTACTAGGTGGTCAACTACTACTAGAATGCTCTCCTGCCAATTTGGACCCCGAGTCTTTGAGATCGGTCAATTAAAGTTATGTGGACATCTTACGGTCTTGAGAAGTTTTGTTAACAATTTTGAATGAGTCTATACAATTAGGGACACAAGGGGACGAGAAGAGATGTAATCATCCAAGAGCGAGAGATTGTTCCTAGGTCTCTGGGGTTCTCTTGCATGAATCACTCGTAGAAAAACGGCTTATGGTACCGGTTTTAGAGGGACTTTGGTACCAGTTTggcaaccggtaccaaagaatcgggactaaagccctccctttggtaccggtttctaAAGGTGCCTCAACATGGGCACGGAGGAGCCCGCGGGGCTGGATACCTTTGatacggtttgtaacacgaatacCGGTGTCATTTTTTTATATCCaattttttcgaattattttccactccctctttttatctattttttcagaatttctaatattttagttatttaacAAACTACACTTATCTtttgtcaaattacttactcgcgatcaaactttccgctcggtcacccatcctctaactactccagcactagacgcttaacttccgagttccttcccatctcacttccaagtgcttcgcgtgcATGTTAttcatagtagtatcatatcaatcctattaacatgttggtcacaaTATCACACTTCTGAGTTCCTTCCCATCTCACTTCCAATTTCACATGATTGTTTTAATAAAAAAGGAAAGATgtaaaataatattgaataaataaataaacaattaattttaattattttttagtttttaaatatatttaaatttaaatttgtttttgcaaaatctaaaacctgtaaatttgtaaatctaaaaatttactaacctttatggttaagtaatagtaatctttatgcaggaaggaattattaatttaaattttaaaaaaataaaaatgtataaaatcctaaatttctagcgAAAACTAAAATGTTTCTGCTTTCATATTTccgtttggaattttgagaatctaaaaattggctaacgggGTAAATCCGGGTAGAATCTGCATAACTTTTTCCCATGATGACTTTCATATGTTATACGTTTTTTTTTCCGacatcgtatgcaaccagaaaagctgtttgaccatttttcaaactttttttgcaaaaaaaagtcaaaattcaaattcctaatttcaccgaatagtaggttgcataacatacaagaatctcaaacgattttatttttttgaattttctattattttcttttgtattaTACAAAGCAAAAAAGGCAATCCACGAGGGTGGGGGGTGTGTGGagggtgcgtggggagcaaaaaaaccccaaaaaacctttagtccgggttggggacaccaaccgggattaaagaaGCCTAgccttttattttttttttatttttttatcatttttttatttttttgaactagcaaagaaatgagctaaattaggaaaggTTGGAAGAaatgatgatattgctaacccttggatagatggatgCCGTCAATCTTGATAAAAATGGTGGACAAAATGgagatttgttggagtgtgagaggagGGAAATATTTGGAAATATGAGAggagaaacaaaaaaggaaaccTAGCTGGCTCGGGTGGCTCGGGTGAAGAAATAGGGCTggagaccctttagtaccggttctttatatgaaccggtactaaaggtgcagcgCTGGCCCCACCTTCGCCTCAAATTTGGCGcgaaaccctttagtaccggttcgtatcacgaaccggtactaacgaTCCCaaatgaaccggtactaaaggttatcgGCGCCCTGGGAAGTGAAACTAGTATTAACGCAACCTTTAGTACCAGTTCGTAAGAAAATCGGTACTAAAGGTCAAATCCTTTGGctagttttctactagtgaatctAGTGGTGGTACAATGTACACTTACATGCATTGGATGAAATTCACATTATCCCAAGTTCAGCTGCCAAATTTGCGGTTCACCTTGATCTTATCTTTATTTGCCATTGCAGCGTTGTACCACGAAAGGGCAACTGTATGTTTTATTTTTCGACAAATGTGTTTTGTTAGTTCTCCACGGGCAtatcttctattttattttgtATAAAGGCAACATGGAAGCGATATGGCCATGTCATCTATGTTGTCCATTAGGGTAGTCAACTAGACATTTACGGGGGCATATAGTATGGACTAGGGCCATCAGGTGTATTAATGCACTAAGTAGTCCATGACCGTTTGATTTTCTACATCCGATCCAGATTCAAGTGTTCTGTTGTTTGTGCACTTACCACCCGTATTTTACTAAAATCAACCCGCACTACACTTCCTCTTTCCCATTATTTACTGGACGCATTCAAATTTTTGTTCCAACAAAGAAAAGACTATATATTTTGAACTGAGAGTCCGATTCAGGTGAGGTTTTCACCATCTTCTTTGTCTTGATGAGACCTTCGAAACTAGATCAATGTTGaacacattttgaaaaatttgatTTTTTATGTCTTGAAACTTGAATGAAACTTAGGTGAAACCTGTGTAAACACATGCCTAATTAGAATCATGAATATAATCTATGTGAAACTTGTACAGAACACACGCAAAGAAGAAATAAACTTATGTGAAATCTGTGAACACACTAATCCAAATTTGGAAATGCTAAAAAGTTTCAGGAAAGATTATTTGGACCATACTTAATTTTTCCCTAAAACTTTAATGAAACCAATAAAAATATGCCAAAAAATAGATGTATATAGACATGTTTAGTATGTAGATATATCCAATTTTTACCAAAATTTTTAACTGGAGGGATTAGTTAATTTTGTACGGTGCTTGTTTGAACCATCATGTATTTTTAAAACAAGCTTTTTTCAGAACATAATCTTTTTTCATGATAATATGTTTAGCAAATGCGTTCAACAATAGCCGAAACTTTTGTGAAACCCCTAACAGACCACGTTCTTTTGCTGAAATAGCATAGCAGCAGGGGTATATTACAAAAGAAATGTGAGCTGTCCTTTGGGCCACTGATTTCTTGATCGTGTGGTTGTGGATGCTTAGTGCATTAGTACACCTGATGGTCCTAGTGCATTCTATATGCCCCGGACATTTACCCTCTCTAGAAACACAAGATTTTATCAATCCCAAACTCTGTATCATGATGATGATAACAACTGATGTAAAACATAGCCAAAGCAAGAATACACACAGGCCACAATGAATTATTAGAGCACTAGGAAGCCTACGAGCAGCACACGACCCAAACCACGACATTAACTAGCTGTCAAAACAAATTGATCTTCTTTTAGCGCAACTTTGCCCATTCTATGCTCATAATGATGACAAAGACCTACGGCGTAGAGAAGACATACATGAATTGCTCCATTAATGGTGCAGAAAAATAAGCTTCATTATAACATCCAAAATTTTGATCAGAATGTTTTCTTCATATTTATTCTGTGTACTTTACACCAGATAAATTTCGGAACTAAATTGCACAATACCCGATTAGGAACTACCACTATGTTGCCATATTTCTCCGCGGGAGATTTTAGATTGGTATGATATCTGATGAAATCTTTAGAGAAATAAGCACACAAAAGAAACAGATCACCGTATGCATGAGCACATCTGATTTTAACATTAAACACCAAACTGCGTTGTACCACCTCAAATTGACTACTATTTAATTAGCAATGTTCATTCGGATATCACCGCGCCAACCTTGGCTAGTAATCTATAAACATacaatttctttttttcttggtGACTCTGGAGCGAGAGATAGTGAATTGTGTAAAAATAAAATTCAATGATTATATACCCCTAGCATGCCTTAGACCCataatttattaaaatttaataCTAAACTTTTTTACATTTTGTTTTTTCTAACGTTTGTTgttatacttatcaaaattacttTTATAGAGTGCTGGTCAATAATATGATAAATAATCCAACTTACAGTTCTAAGGTGTGACATTACAAGTATGCTTGGATTAATTTAATTTTAAACACTTCCGGCTAAGAAACATATTAAGTTCCATTCCCTTCAGATCcaagaatagcaaaacaaaaggagaaAACTCGTTACACCATGGAATAAATTATTCCACTTACATGACTATGGTGTATTTGGATGTTCTCATGTATGTAGTATATATTTAAATATAGTTTAGATACTTACTAGATAGCTTCAGCCCTCTAGGATGTTCATACTTATCAAATTTATGCTGGCAGAGGTAAGTAATGTTTGTCCGTCTCAGTTTTTTTTTCAAAGCTAAAAATGCTGATTGTTGGTTTTTCCGCTGAGCAATATCGAGAAAAGTTGCACATTTTAAAAGTTGCGTACAATTTGGTCCTCACGGTAtcttca from Lolium rigidum isolate FL_2022 chromosome 4, APGP_CSIRO_Lrig_0.1, whole genome shotgun sequence encodes the following:
- the LOC124648185 gene encoding uncharacterized protein LOC124648185 encodes the protein MQILRLLAARRAASIATASPASDCRDDDEGPFFDLDFSSCSRGISTLRSLSFGPRKSAPLYGGRHSFARSSSGRHSFARSSTSSARSLRLFLDTPAQATDQDETAAQRTCRRAPSRDVIRRYLSSISRRLRTAASPRASTNEGRGLRRLRKCRSASSVPPSSVASRCDDSAIEKQDGIAGAIAHCKDSLHRASTGEM